A genomic region of Synechococcus sp. NOUM97013 contains the following coding sequences:
- the lanM gene encoding type 2 lanthipeptide synthetase LanM, whose protein sequence is MIEEIVEIAQRASNIRERIAHYRSRKHCAYDPQGKYYSDEFIKNLTPETQNENLLRSRLQYLAIHKDELVEAFSCMPIYSSFTLPKWAQTLLEIMSTYELNECKPKEIRHQTEDGFLLFPKLLAPFTNHFDKNLEKLLAVYPSIFELQAILDLKTELLIELSEVTARVVSTELSMKKYFYEKNKPTREPKERYQDYMDQFVDNPQQHIRLFLRYPVLARLLCMICSQTLENLTTFAHRFESDRSEIAKYFKPEKTYEKPDLSIIRLSFTHSDPHNQGQKVWKVTTNHSFSLAYKPRSFDIDKAYADIIKWYNNGSQHQSLKTAPFISRKHYGWTLWIDTNRSVASRKEASDYFQRLGAHCAILFLLNATDFHEENFIIQQSDPIPVDLETIGSSCMSYYTPENTSDLPFYLESLSLSIQALGAYPRWLQNKSAGAPAIALGGSAGRQSIDNNTLVIRWNQVGTADLNYQYVEGPVGWISLSPQINGEEQKLVHYIEDYLAGFEDAYLHCLENRSFLLKSKESPFLAFDGLNTRVVLRNTQEYFDLLQPATSHDILTSGLAYCTFLEKICHRQLGNYAHNLYFTSESEANSLFSRDIPYFSGRIGRTTADGQTEKPYGSNDPKAFTYKLKIASQAKLEDYKQQIKSIFGSYQQSIEPPALSVKATQAPQTNKDILIKGVRNLTDLFLNSMVTIAGFNGWYSVYSYKQNPTISYRFPLPWTSAGTAGTSIFLNNAATMLKDSSLSTLAEKLSVNSLSELIKNFGLADQYSIALCKGLEGIASPIYACLCAHRLSQSERALEHAADFIETMGTNYKNIKLRDLSLISGASADLIVLSELYQRTQRPLLKEIINVLAMKLVMALESLNSFLNTNPQLQPIEPGVAHGIFGILLAIDRANDVEPKDIYRSVILHYGYKEMKRYLDQPNERDERFTGWCRGPAGEGLAILDNQLLLNSHLSMMTNDYIDTTIELTKRSLGQDFAHLCCGESGRLIFLATAGEQLNRPELSDLAVNQSVNLLRQYEDTGYLMMQSITSSCLVPGLLDGHAGIGLALLSVLHPKSTSNYLCLR, encoded by the coding sequence TTGATCGAAGAGATTGTTGAAATCGCCCAAAGGGCATCAAATATCCGTGAGCGCATTGCGCATTATCGGTCACGAAAGCATTGCGCATATGACCCACAAGGCAAATACTATTCAGATGAATTCATAAAAAACCTTACTCCTGAGACTCAGAATGAAAACCTGTTGAGATCTCGACTTCAATATCTAGCCATTCATAAAGATGAGCTTGTTGAGGCCTTTAGTTGCATGCCAATTTACTCATCATTCACCCTGCCAAAATGGGCACAAACGCTTTTAGAAATAATGAGTACTTATGAATTAAATGAATGCAAGCCAAAAGAAATTAGACATCAAACAGAAGACGGATTCTTGCTGTTTCCAAAACTACTGGCCCCATTCACAAACCACTTCGACAAAAACTTAGAAAAATTACTGGCGGTGTACCCCTCAATATTTGAATTACAAGCAATCCTGGATTTAAAAACTGAACTTCTCATTGAACTATCAGAGGTGACAGCGAGGGTCGTCAGCACAGAACTGTCAATGAAAAAATATTTTTACGAGAAAAATAAACCAACACGAGAACCCAAAGAAAGATATCAAGACTACATGGATCAATTTGTCGACAATCCGCAGCAACACATCAGGCTTTTTCTACGCTATCCCGTTTTAGCGCGTTTACTATGCATGATATGTTCACAAACGCTGGAAAATCTTACAACATTTGCACATCGCTTTGAAAGCGATCGCTCTGAGATCGCAAAATACTTTAAACCAGAAAAAACTTATGAAAAACCAGATCTTTCAATCATCAGGCTGTCATTTACCCATTCCGACCCTCACAACCAAGGCCAAAAAGTCTGGAAGGTCACAACCAATCATTCCTTCTCATTAGCGTACAAGCCAAGAAGCTTTGATATTGACAAAGCTTACGCCGACATCATTAAGTGGTATAACAACGGAAGCCAACATCAATCTTTAAAAACAGCTCCTTTTATCTCAAGAAAACATTATGGGTGGACATTATGGATTGACACGAACAGAAGCGTAGCGAGTCGGAAAGAAGCCAGTGATTACTTTCAACGACTTGGCGCACATTGTGCGATACTGTTTTTGCTTAACGCGACAGATTTTCACGAAGAAAACTTCATCATCCAACAATCCGATCCAATTCCAGTCGACCTAGAGACAATTGGATCAAGTTGCATGTCGTATTATACGCCAGAGAATACTTCTGACCTGCCATTTTATCTTGAGTCGTTATCACTTTCAATCCAAGCACTAGGCGCTTACCCACGTTGGCTTCAAAATAAAAGCGCAGGGGCACCGGCCATAGCACTCGGGGGCTCAGCCGGTCGTCAATCCATTGACAACAATACGCTTGTCATTCGTTGGAATCAGGTTGGAACTGCGGATTTAAACTATCAATATGTGGAAGGACCTGTTGGTTGGATATCACTGTCTCCTCAAATCAACGGCGAGGAGCAAAAATTAGTTCACTATATTGAAGACTATTTGGCAGGCTTTGAAGATGCATATTTACATTGTTTAGAGAACAGATCTTTTCTCTTGAAGTCAAAAGAGTCCCCATTTTTGGCATTCGACGGACTCAACACACGCGTTGTGCTTCGCAATACACAAGAGTATTTTGATCTCCTACAGCCAGCAACCTCACACGACATCCTTACAAGTGGCCTGGCTTATTGTACTTTCCTAGAAAAGATATGCCACAGACAACTGGGCAATTATGCACATAATCTCTATTTCACTTCAGAATCAGAAGCAAATTCACTATTTTCCCGAGATATTCCGTACTTTTCAGGAAGAATTGGAAGGACAACTGCTGACGGTCAAACGGAAAAACCCTACGGAAGCAACGATCCCAAAGCATTCACCTATAAACTTAAAATTGCCAGTCAAGCCAAGCTTGAAGACTATAAACAGCAGATCAAATCGATATTTGGTTCCTACCAACAATCTATCGAACCGCCTGCGCTATCCGTTAAAGCAACACAAGCGCCACAAACGAACAAAGACATATTAATCAAAGGAGTGCGCAATCTCACAGATCTGTTTCTCAACTCAATGGTGACCATTGCTGGCTTCAATGGTTGGTATAGCGTTTACTCTTACAAGCAAAATCCAACTATATCCTACAGATTTCCACTCCCCTGGACGAGTGCGGGTACTGCAGGAACATCCATATTTTTAAACAATGCAGCAACTATGCTTAAAGATTCGAGTTTATCTACATTAGCCGAAAAATTATCAGTGAACTCATTGAGTGAGCTCATAAAGAACTTTGGATTAGCCGATCAATATTCAATTGCACTTTGCAAGGGGCTTGAAGGAATTGCATCACCAATTTATGCCTGTTTGTGCGCGCATCGGCTCTCACAATCCGAAAGAGCTTTGGAGCACGCGGCAGATTTTATTGAAACGATGGGCACAAACTATAAAAACATAAAATTGAGAGATTTATCTCTTATCTCAGGAGCCTCCGCAGACTTAATTGTATTAAGTGAACTATATCAAAGGACTCAACGACCTCTTTTAAAAGAGATTATCAATGTTTTGGCCATGAAACTTGTAATGGCACTTGAATCTCTGAATTCTTTTTTAAACACAAATCCACAACTACAACCCATAGAGCCAGGAGTTGCCCATGGCATCTTTGGAATTTTATTGGCAATCGATAGGGCTAATGATGTTGAACCGAAAGACATTTATCGATCAGTCATTCTTCACTATGGATACAAGGAAATGAAACGGTACCTTGATCAACCCAACGAACGTGATGAGCGCTTTACAGGCTGGTGTCGTGGACCCGCTGGTGAAGGCCTTGCAATTCTTGATAACCAACTCCTGCTCAATTCTCACCTATCAATGATGACAAATGATTATATTGACACAACAATAGAGCTCACGAAAAGAAGTCTCGGCCAAGATTTTGCCCATCTTTGCTGTGGGGAGTCTGGTCGTTTGATTTTTTTAGCAACAGCTGGTGAACAGCT